A section of the Kribbella sp. HUAS MG21 genome encodes:
- a CDS encoding wax ester/triacylglycerol synthase family O-acyltransferase, which produces MTMRQVDELGAMYLAAENDRTRTHTALLATIDPAALAGGRLTVRRLRELLRERLDLVPAFHRRLAAVPFGLDRPFWIDCAVDLDFHVREIALPEPGDDEVLREQVARIFSRPLDRSRPLWEMYLVQGLAGGRAAVLTKVHHALADAQAGLQILGALADAEPNPQRRTAPPPGPSDPPPRAVSMLVHSLSGLVRQPVRAVTGLPAALSGADELPVVGSLPGVRLVGAAAALAGRRHPHRPIGRAPRTSFNGRISAQRRIGVADVPFDDVRFVKRHFAVSVNDVVMAIAAGALRRWLLEHSELPDRSLTAVVPVSLRRPGSAAGGNQLSAVVVPLPTDVGDPAARLGVAHRAMLVALRDLRTTAPDALTDTIRLVPPPFLVRTVQFLSRLNAWAPRTPATNVNISNIRGPGEPLYLAGAVVESLVPLAGITDGLGLNLTVMSYRDRLAIGIVADREEVPDVQCIADSLGAELAALVTFAAH; this is translated from the coding sequence ATGACGATGCGACAGGTCGACGAGCTCGGCGCGATGTACCTCGCCGCGGAGAACGACCGAACCCGGACCCATACCGCGCTGCTGGCCACGATCGATCCGGCCGCGCTGGCCGGCGGCCGGCTCACCGTTCGGCGACTCCGGGAGCTCCTGCGCGAGCGGCTGGACCTGGTGCCCGCCTTCCACCGGCGGTTGGCCGCTGTGCCCTTCGGGCTCGACCGGCCGTTCTGGATCGACTGCGCCGTCGATCTCGACTTCCACGTCCGCGAGATCGCACTGCCCGAACCGGGCGACGACGAGGTGCTGCGCGAACAGGTCGCGCGGATCTTCTCGCGCCCGCTGGATCGCTCGCGCCCGCTCTGGGAGATGTACCTCGTCCAAGGTCTCGCCGGTGGCCGCGCCGCGGTGCTCACCAAGGTCCATCACGCGCTCGCTGACGCGCAGGCGGGTCTGCAGATCCTCGGCGCCCTCGCCGACGCCGAGCCGAACCCGCAGCGCCGTACCGCGCCGCCACCAGGTCCATCGGACCCGCCGCCCCGGGCCGTCTCGATGCTCGTACACAGTCTCAGCGGCCTCGTGCGCCAACCGGTGCGCGCGGTCACCGGCCTGCCGGCGGCGTTGTCCGGAGCCGACGAACTGCCCGTCGTCGGGAGCCTGCCCGGTGTCCGGCTCGTCGGCGCCGCGGCTGCACTCGCCGGGCGCCGGCACCCGCACCGGCCGATCGGTCGAGCTCCGCGGACGTCGTTCAACGGGCGGATCTCCGCACAGCGCCGGATCGGCGTCGCCGACGTCCCGTTCGACGACGTCAGGTTCGTCAAGCGCCACTTCGCGGTGAGCGTCAACGACGTCGTGATGGCGATCGCGGCCGGCGCACTGCGGCGCTGGCTGCTCGAGCACTCCGAGCTCCCGGACCGGTCCCTGACGGCGGTCGTTCCGGTGTCACTGCGCCGCCCCGGCTCGGCGGCCGGCGGCAATCAGCTCAGCGCCGTCGTCGTACCGCTGCCGACCGACGTCGGCGATCCGGCCGCCCGGCTCGGCGTCGCGCATCGTGCGATGCTGGTTGCCCTGCGAGATCTCCGCACCACGGCACCGGACGCGCTGACCGACACGATCCGCCTGGTGCCGCCGCCGTTCCTCGTCCGGACTGTTCAGTTCCTCTCCAGGCTCAACGCCTGGGCGCCGCGAACCCCGGCGACGAACGTGAACATCTCGAACATCCGCGGACCGGGGGAACCGTTGTACCTGGCCGGCGCCGTCGTCGAATCGCTGGTGCCACTGGCCGGCATCACCGACGGGCTCGGGCTGAACCTCACCGTGATGAGCTACCGCGACCGGCTCGCGATCGGCATCGTCGCCGACCGCGAGGAGGTACCCGACGTGCAGTGCATCGCAGACTCGCTGGGTGCCGAACTCGCCGCGCTGGTCACGTTCGCCGCGCACTGA
- a CDS encoding 2-oxo acid dehydrogenase subunit E2 has translation MWTGLRRDGRIVADVPDERAIMPFIMRRRTESTVYFEQLVDIGAAQEWIERWNRAGGPRLSLFVLVLYEVAEMLHARPRMNRFVAGRRLYQRDGVHLAFGALKEFADNAPLEMIKRRFEPGEDLAAVVRGLELSIRDARTAGVAAVDKELRLFLRLPGPLLDVAVSAFHLLDAFGVLPAALTRPDPMYSSAVVSNLGSLKTDAAFHHLYEHGNCPLFLVVGSVRPAPVADDLGQIRVRQLLPLRWTFDERIEDGLYAARSAELLRARLEDPVQYLGRPEDAVGRAPDRSGR, from the coding sequence ATGTGGACCGGACTACGCCGTGACGGCCGGATCGTCGCCGACGTCCCCGACGAGCGCGCGATCATGCCGTTCATCATGCGCCGGCGGACCGAGTCGACGGTGTACTTCGAGCAACTCGTCGACATCGGCGCGGCGCAGGAGTGGATCGAGCGCTGGAACCGGGCCGGCGGTCCACGGCTGAGCCTGTTCGTTCTGGTGCTGTACGAAGTCGCTGAGATGCTGCACGCGAGGCCGCGGATGAACCGGTTCGTCGCCGGCCGCCGGCTGTACCAGCGAGACGGTGTCCACCTCGCGTTCGGTGCGCTGAAGGAGTTCGCCGACAACGCACCGCTGGAGATGATCAAGCGGCGCTTCGAACCGGGCGAGGACCTCGCCGCGGTGGTCCGCGGCCTCGAGTTGTCGATCCGCGACGCGCGGACCGCCGGCGTCGCCGCGGTGGACAAGGAACTGCGGCTCTTCCTGAGGCTGCCGGGACCGTTGCTCGACGTCGCGGTCTCGGCGTTCCATTTGCTCGACGCGTTCGGCGTGCTGCCGGCCGCCCTGACCCGCCCGGACCCGATGTACTCGTCGGCCGTGGTCTCGAACCTCGGCAGTCTCAAGACCGACGCGGCCTTCCACCATCTCTACGAGCACGGCAACTGCCCGCTGTTCCTGGTCGTCGGGAGCGTCCGGCCGGCTCCGGTCGCCGACGACCTCGGGCAGATCCGGGTGCGGCAACTCCTGCCGCTGCGCTGGACGTTCGACGAACGGATCGAGGACGGTCTGTACGCCGCCCGGTCCGCGGAGCTCCTGCGTGCCCGGCTGGAAGATCCTGTCCAGTACCTCGGACGGCCCGAGGACGCCGTGGGCCGCGCGCCGGACCGATCGGGACGGTGA
- a CDS encoding neutral/alkaline non-lysosomal ceramidase N-terminal domain-containing protein produces MYLCGRGVADITGEPAETGMLGYGQARQRSEGIHLRLRSRAFVIADATSGRRVLLVVNDLPMVFDSICRALLERLRRSYGSLYTEHNTMVTATHTHSGPGGYAHHRLYHSNTGGFRPKTFAAIVDGMTEAVVRAHDDLAPAVLTLSHGELRDASANRSRSAFDNNPAPDRQHFPDAVDAQTTLLRIERAGTAVGALNWFGVHNTSMTNVNTLISGDNKGYAAYHWERLVAGVDYRDRRPGDFVAAFAQTNAGDLTPNLDLLPGRGPTADEVENTRIIGLRQYRAAAQLLTAPGSVLDGGVDHRLTHVDLSGVVVRPEFTGDGREHRTGPPIGGAAALAGSTEDGPAFRGFREGRNPFWDRISRQIYRRLPALRDAQAPKALVVGGLRGHYVARRAPVQLLRIGRLHLIGIPAEVTIVAGLRLRRTVAAIVGAELSDVLVAGYSNGYLHYVTTPEEYDAQQYEGGSTLFGRWTLPALQQVVSGLAVAMRDGSPAPYGYPEPDLTGRQRTARQRLPRDEPPPGRDFGDVLVEPRRRYRPGDTVTATFVAAYPNNDLRRNGTYLEVQRRSTDGWRTVADDGDWSTTFRWRRSRSGQRAVVTWAVPGNAAGEFRIRHQGAVRRRVLRPYSGTTRVFTIESERGQHVDRTTP; encoded by the coding sequence ATGTACCTTTGCGGCCGCGGTGTCGCGGACATCACCGGCGAGCCCGCGGAGACAGGCATGCTCGGCTACGGCCAGGCCCGGCAGCGCAGCGAAGGTATTCACCTGCGGCTGCGTTCCCGGGCTTTCGTGATCGCCGACGCGACGAGCGGACGACGCGTGCTCCTGGTCGTGAACGACCTGCCGATGGTCTTCGACAGCATCTGCCGCGCTCTGCTCGAGCGGCTCCGGCGGTCGTACGGAAGCCTCTACACCGAACACAACACGATGGTGACGGCGACGCACACCCACTCCGGACCCGGCGGCTACGCACACCACCGCCTGTACCACTCCAACACGGGTGGCTTCCGGCCGAAGACCTTCGCGGCGATCGTCGACGGGATGACCGAGGCCGTCGTCCGGGCGCACGACGACCTCGCCCCCGCCGTGCTCACGCTGTCCCACGGCGAACTCCGCGACGCGAGCGCCAATCGCTCGCGATCGGCCTTCGACAACAATCCGGCGCCGGACCGGCAGCACTTCCCGGATGCCGTCGACGCGCAGACCACCCTGCTGCGGATCGAGCGCGCCGGGACGGCGGTCGGCGCGCTCAACTGGTTCGGCGTGCACAACACCAGCATGACCAACGTGAACACCCTGATCAGCGGGGACAACAAGGGGTACGCCGCCTATCACTGGGAACGCCTGGTGGCAGGCGTGGACTACCGGGACCGACGGCCGGGCGACTTCGTGGCGGCCTTCGCGCAGACGAACGCCGGCGACCTCACCCCGAACCTCGACCTGCTCCCCGGCCGCGGCCCGACCGCCGACGAGGTCGAGAACACCCGCATCATCGGGCTGCGCCAGTACCGGGCCGCCGCACAGCTGCTGACCGCACCGGGTTCCGTGCTGGACGGCGGCGTCGACCATCGCCTGACCCATGTCGACCTGAGCGGTGTCGTCGTCCGGCCGGAGTTCACCGGGGACGGCCGGGAACACCGCACCGGGCCGCCGATCGGCGGCGCCGCCGCGCTCGCCGGCAGCACCGAGGACGGTCCGGCGTTCCGCGGCTTCCGCGAGGGCCGGAACCCGTTCTGGGACCGGATCTCGCGACAGATCTACCGGCGCCTGCCCGCTCTGCGCGACGCGCAGGCACCGAAGGCTCTCGTGGTCGGCGGGCTGCGTGGCCATTACGTCGCCCGCCGCGCGCCGGTGCAGTTGCTCCGGATCGGGCGACTGCACCTCATCGGCATCCCGGCCGAGGTCACGATCGTCGCCGGGCTTCGGCTGCGTCGGACCGTCGCCGCGATCGTGGGCGCGGAGCTGTCCGACGTGCTGGTCGCCGGGTACAGCAACGGCTACCTGCACTACGTCACGACGCCCGAGGAGTACGACGCCCAGCAGTACGAGGGCGGCAGTACGCTGTTCGGCCGGTGGACGTTGCCCGCGTTGCAGCAGGTCGTGAGCGGACTCGCCGTCGCGATGCGCGACGGGAGCCCGGCACCGTACGGCTATCCGGAGCCGGATCTCACCGGCCGCCAACGCACGGCCCGGCAACGGCTCCCCCGCGACGAGCCGCCTCCCGGACGCGACTTCGGAGACGTCCTCGTGGAGCCGCGGCGCCGGTACCGCCCTGGCGACACGGTGACCGCGACCTTCGTGGCGGCGTACCCGAACAACGACCTGCGGCGCAACGGCACCTATCTGGAGGTCCAGCGCAGGTCCACGGACGGCTGGCGGACGGTGGCCGACGACGGTGACTGGTCAACGACGTTCCGCTGGCGCCGCAGCCGCTCGGGGCAGCGTGCGGTCGTGACCTGGGCCGTGCCGGGAAACGCCGCCGGCGAGTTCCGCATCCGGCACCAGGGAGCCGTGCGGCGGCGGGTCCTTCGGCCCTACTCGGGAACCACGCGGGTGTTCACGATCGAGAGCGAGAGAGGCCAGCATGTGGACCGGACTACGCCGTGA
- a CDS encoding glucose 1-dehydrogenase yields MGRLDDRVALVTGAASGIGEATAWRLAAEGAAVLLTDIAEPAGEAVAEGLRDSGARALFARHDVAAEADWERVCRLAADEFGGLDILVNNAGMGDLATIEETTLKDWQHTIDVDQTGVFLGMRTAAPYLKASGHASVINISSIFGTSGGFGTSPAYHAAKGAVRTLTKNAALHWAADGIRVNSIHPGFVDTPILDAARGTPFWTTMTDLTPMGRLGTPAEIAAGVAYLASDDASFVTGLELYIDGGYVAR; encoded by the coding sequence ATGGGCAGGCTCGACGACAGGGTCGCGTTGGTGACCGGCGCGGCGAGTGGCATCGGCGAGGCGACCGCATGGCGCCTGGCCGCGGAAGGCGCCGCCGTACTGCTGACCGATATCGCGGAGCCGGCGGGCGAGGCCGTGGCGGAAGGGCTGCGGGACTCGGGCGCCCGCGCGCTGTTCGCCCGGCACGACGTCGCCGCCGAAGCCGACTGGGAGCGCGTCTGCAGGCTCGCGGCCGACGAGTTCGGCGGTCTCGACATCCTGGTCAACAACGCCGGTATGGGTGACCTGGCGACGATCGAGGAGACGACGCTCAAGGACTGGCAGCACACCATCGACGTCGACCAGACGGGCGTCTTCCTCGGCATGCGGACCGCGGCGCCGTACCTGAAGGCGTCCGGCCACGCCTCGGTGATCAACATCAGCTCGATCTTCGGCACCAGCGGCGGCTTCGGCACGTCGCCGGCGTACCACGCGGCCAAGGGCGCGGTCCGGACGCTGACCAAGAACGCCGCGCTGCACTGGGCGGCCGACGGCATCCGGGTCAACTCGATCCATCCCGGGTTCGTCGACACCCCGATCCTCGACGCGGCGCGCGGCACGCCGTTCTGGACCACGATGACCGACCTGACGCCGATGGGCCGCCTCGGCACCCCGGCGGAGATCGCGGCCGGCGTCGCCTACCTGGCCAGCGACGACGCCTCGTTCGTGACCGGCCTGGAGCTGTACATCGACGGCGGCTACGTGGCCCGCTGA
- a CDS encoding VOC family protein codes for MTNPVIHFEIGGRDLGRLTSFYSELFGWQLQPAGPEYALVPAGADGVGLGGGLMQTGDAMPPYVTVYVAVDDLRTMLDRAVGLGAKTVVEPTEIPGVGWFAMFTDPDGNLIGLMHQQPEAGT; via the coding sequence ATGACGAATCCGGTGATCCATTTCGAGATAGGCGGCCGCGATCTCGGCCGGCTGACGTCGTTCTACAGCGAGCTGTTCGGCTGGCAGCTGCAGCCGGCGGGACCGGAGTACGCACTGGTGCCGGCCGGCGCGGACGGCGTCGGTCTCGGTGGCGGGCTGATGCAGACCGGTGACGCGATGCCGCCGTACGTGACGGTGTACGTCGCGGTCGACGACCTCCGGACAATGCTCGACCGGGCCGTCGGACTCGGGGCGAAGACCGTCGTCGAGCCGACCGAGATCCCCGGCGTCGGCTGGTTCGCGATGTTCACCGACCCGGACGGGAACCTCATCGGCCTCATGCACCAGCAGCCGGAGGCCGGCACATGA
- a CDS encoding universal stress protein: protein MTASTTIAVGVDGTWADNGAVDWALHESELSAGPIRVLHVVDDRPRIRPYFDFAGACATAKQLVADVDAYLDERSAVPHTGVVLSGPPAQTLAGSTSTDRMLVVGRHGRGVFGRLLIGSTAEVVAYESETAVVVVPPKWTPGDPHAPVVVGVDELERCEAAVEFAVELAFERGAPIRLVHVWDVARMLTGDEAVDTVELAQLHHNQQVDRIVRRCREKYPDRIFAADLRRGHPVAGLIDAATAANGQLLVVGGRTHGRILAAVLGGTARGILHHATCPVAIVHQRKT, encoded by the coding sequence ATGACGGCGTCGACCACGATCGCCGTCGGGGTGGACGGCACCTGGGCGGACAACGGCGCCGTCGACTGGGCCCTGCACGAGTCGGAGCTGAGCGCGGGGCCGATCCGGGTTCTGCACGTGGTCGACGACCGTCCGCGGATCCGCCCGTACTTCGACTTCGCCGGTGCCTGCGCCACGGCGAAGCAGCTGGTCGCAGACGTCGATGCCTACCTCGACGAGCGCTCCGCCGTACCGCACACCGGCGTGGTCCTGTCCGGTCCACCCGCGCAGACGCTGGCCGGTTCCACCAGCACCGACCGGATGCTCGTGGTCGGCAGGCACGGTCGCGGCGTCTTCGGGCGTCTGCTCATCGGGTCCACGGCCGAGGTCGTGGCGTACGAGTCCGAGACCGCGGTGGTCGTCGTACCGCCGAAGTGGACGCCCGGGGATCCGCACGCGCCGGTCGTGGTCGGTGTCGACGAGCTGGAACGCTGCGAGGCGGCTGTCGAGTTCGCCGTCGAGCTCGCCTTCGAACGTGGCGCCCCGATCCGCCTGGTCCACGTCTGGGACGTCGCCAGGATGCTCACGGGAGACGAGGCGGTGGACACGGTCGAGCTGGCGCAGCTCCACCACAACCAGCAGGTGGACCGGATCGTGCGTCGGTGCCGGGAGAAGTACCCGGACCGCATCTTCGCGGCGGACCTCCGCCGCGGCCATCCGGTGGCCGGGTTGATCGACGCCGCCACCGCCGCGAACGGCCAGCTGCTGGTCGTGGGTGGCCGGACCCACGGCCGGATCCTGGCTGCCGTCCTCGGCGGCACCGCCCGCGGCATCCTGCACCACGCGACCTGCCCGGTCGCGATCGTCCACCAGCGAAAGACGTAG
- a CDS encoding acyltransferase gives MTRKTARTREALDDAQLERWASTRLSYLDNLKVVLIATIIALHGILGYVGLVEVWTYSELREVTLTPAVEVTLLVIVSPFGFFLIALLFLVAGLLTPLSYDRKGAKKFVADRLLRLGVPFVVYVFLIQPTVTYGLEHPLGDASGSYWDEYLGAERQIDTGPLWFVGVLLLYSLGYAGWRRWSDRSVSARPHRRITLRTLMLTAAVVAPASFAIRLGYPYGSESGFSDLNLWEWPACAAVFGLGVAGSRQGWLEAIPETLAHRSRALTSLAAVAMAGLLAVAGSLDAVDDAFGGWHWLGGVFVVVESTLTVFGSVWLLSAAQRRLNMRYGWGPALSRSAYGAFMLQAIFLLALALALRPLALPAEVKAPIVALGGVIASFAAAWFLIRKVPGISRIL, from the coding sequence ATGACGCGGAAGACGGCCCGTACGCGGGAAGCGCTCGACGATGCTCAGCTCGAGCGCTGGGCTTCGACGCGGCTGAGCTACCTGGACAACCTGAAGGTCGTCCTGATAGCCACGATCATCGCGTTGCACGGGATTCTCGGGTACGTCGGGCTGGTCGAGGTATGGACCTACTCGGAGCTGCGCGAGGTCACTCTGACGCCGGCTGTCGAGGTCACGCTGCTCGTCATCGTCAGCCCGTTCGGGTTCTTCCTGATCGCACTGCTCTTCCTCGTGGCCGGGTTGCTGACACCGCTCTCGTACGACCGGAAGGGCGCGAAGAAGTTCGTCGCCGACCGCCTGCTGCGGCTGGGGGTGCCATTCGTCGTGTACGTCTTCCTGATTCAGCCGACCGTCACCTACGGTCTCGAGCACCCACTGGGCGACGCGTCGGGTTCGTACTGGGACGAGTATCTCGGCGCGGAGCGGCAGATCGACACCGGACCGCTGTGGTTCGTCGGCGTGCTGCTGCTGTACTCGCTCGGGTACGCCGGCTGGCGCCGCTGGAGCGACCGCTCGGTGAGCGCGCGGCCACATCGGCGGATCACGCTGAGAACACTGATGCTGACGGCGGCGGTGGTCGCGCCGGCGTCGTTCGCGATCCGGCTCGGCTATCCGTACGGCTCGGAGAGCGGCTTCTCCGACCTCAACCTCTGGGAGTGGCCGGCGTGTGCCGCCGTGTTCGGGCTGGGAGTCGCCGGGTCGCGGCAAGGTTGGCTCGAAGCGATTCCGGAGACCCTGGCACACCGCAGCCGGGCGCTGACGTCGCTCGCGGCCGTCGCGATGGCCGGTCTGCTGGCGGTCGCCGGTTCGCTGGATGCCGTCGACGACGCGTTCGGCGGCTGGCACTGGCTCGGGGGAGTCTTCGTGGTCGTGGAATCGACACTCACCGTCTTCGGCTCGGTGTGGCTGCTGAGTGCAGCGCAGCGCCGGTTGAACATGCGGTACGGCTGGGGGCCCGCGCTGAGCCGGAGCGCCTATGGAGCGTTCATGCTGCAAGCGATCTTCCTGCTCGCGCTCGCACTGGCGCTGCGGCCGCTCGCGCTTCCCGCCGAGGTCAAGGCGCCGATCGTTGCCCTCGGCGGTGTCATCGCCTCGTTCGCCGCCGCATGGTTCCTGATCAGGAAGGTGCCGGGGATCTCGCGAATACTGTGA
- a CDS encoding ABC transporter permease — protein MTRLLRAEFTKLFSTKLWLWLLLGAIGLTALFVGLTIGLADSPGNPNPPLTTPEGQRNLFGVAGASSALAVVLGIVAMTSEYRHETVTPTFLATPRRGRVVLAKLLAYAIAGLGFGAVNALVSIAMALPWLAAENIDVSLTANGIPRTLIGVVLGLAVYTVLGVGIGALLRNQVAAIVGALVYLFVIEGLVSALPRVRDYYQYLPGGAFSGLVGTYQPNVEFLTGWQGGLLLLAYGVAFAALGTALAVRRDVT, from the coding sequence ATGACCAGACTGCTCAGGGCCGAGTTCACCAAGCTGTTCTCGACCAAGCTCTGGCTGTGGCTGCTGCTCGGCGCGATCGGCCTGACCGCACTGTTCGTCGGATTGACGATCGGGCTGGCGGATTCGCCCGGCAACCCGAACCCGCCGCTGACCACGCCGGAAGGACAACGGAACCTCTTCGGGGTGGCCGGGGCGTCCTCGGCGCTCGCCGTCGTCCTCGGCATCGTCGCGATGACCAGCGAGTACCGGCACGAGACGGTGACACCGACGTTCCTCGCCACGCCACGGCGCGGCCGCGTGGTCCTCGCGAAGCTGCTCGCCTACGCGATCGCCGGCCTCGGCTTCGGGGCCGTCAACGCGCTCGTCTCGATCGCCATGGCGCTGCCCTGGCTCGCGGCCGAGAACATCGACGTCTCGCTCACCGCGAACGGCATACCGCGGACGTTGATCGGCGTAGTCCTCGGACTCGCCGTCTACACCGTGCTCGGTGTCGGGATCGGAGCACTCCTTCGCAACCAGGTCGCCGCGATCGTGGGGGCGCTGGTCTACCTCTTCGTGATCGAAGGACTGGTCTCGGCACTGCCCCGGGTCCGGGACTACTACCAGTACCTCCCGGGCGGAGCCTTCAGTGGACTCGTCGGCACCTACCAGCCGAACGTGGAGTTCCTCACCGGCTGGCAGGGCGGCCTGCTGCTGCTCGCGTACGGCGTCGCGTTCGCCGCACTCGGCACCGCGCTCGCTGTCCGCCGCGACGTGACCTGA
- a CDS encoding ABC transporter ATP-binding protein yields the protein MPDPTSGRIVVTGLTKTFGQVRAVHDLSFTVEPGTISGFLGPNGAGKTTTLRCLLGLVTPTAGTATIGGLRYADLPHPSSTVGAVLEASSFHPARSARNHLRVLCTVNGYPSARAGAVLSQVGLTTVADRKVREFSTGMRQRLGLAAALLGDPGVLVLDEPANGLDPEGIAWLRAFLRRLASDGRTILISSHVLSEVEQTVDDIVVIDKGTLIQQGSLTELAREQGSSVVVRTPDPDLLAAALRQLDPAPDVQRSDGALRVRGLQPADIGHLAFRAGIELHELAAERSDLEDIFFALTTGSTNGGAGE from the coding sequence ATGCCGGATCCGACGAGCGGCCGGATCGTGGTGACCGGCCTGACGAAGACGTTCGGACAGGTCCGGGCCGTCCACGACCTCAGCTTCACGGTCGAACCTGGCACGATCAGCGGGTTCCTCGGGCCGAACGGCGCCGGAAAGACGACGACGCTGCGGTGCCTGCTCGGTCTCGTCACCCCGACCGCGGGCACGGCGACCATCGGCGGCCTGCGGTACGCCGATCTGCCGCATCCGTCGTCGACCGTCGGAGCGGTACTGGAAGCGTCCAGCTTCCACCCGGCGCGCTCGGCACGGAACCACCTGCGCGTGCTCTGTACCGTCAACGGGTATCCGTCCGCGCGAGCCGGCGCCGTACTCTCCCAGGTCGGACTGACCACGGTCGCGGACCGGAAGGTACGGGAGTTCTCGACCGGCATGCGGCAGCGCCTCGGCCTGGCCGCGGCGCTGCTCGGCGACCCCGGTGTCCTCGTGCTGGACGAGCCGGCGAACGGGCTCGATCCCGAGGGCATCGCCTGGTTGCGTGCGTTCCTCCGCCGGCTGGCCTCGGACGGCCGCACGATCCTGATCTCCAGCCACGTCTTGAGCGAGGTCGAACAAACCGTCGACGACATCGTCGTCATCGACAAGGGAACGCTCATCCAGCAAGGCAGCCTCACCGAACTCGCCCGCGAACAGGGCAGCTCGGTCGTGGTGCGCACCCCCGACCCGGACCTGCTCGCCGCCGCACTGCGTCAGCTCGACCCCGCGCCCGACGTACAGCGCAGCGACGGCGCCCTGAGGGTCAGGGGCCTGCAGCCGGCGGACATCGGGCACCTCGCCTTCCGCGCCGGCATCGAACTCCACGAGCTGGCCGCCGAACGCAGTGACCTCGAGGACATCTTCTTCGCGCTCACCACCGGGTCGACCAACGGAGGTGCCGGCGAATGA
- a CDS encoding BtrH N-terminal domain-containing protein, whose product MVTTLSGSAQPFPGFVSYPTHHCVTGSLKHVYDFHGYPISEELLLGLGAGLGFMYFHFKGSDPFYGGRANNASPREEGLEKTAGRRTGVAVTARSTSSARVAETELRRLLEAGEPVLLYVDMGFLPYFDLPDGYHFGGHVVVAAGYDQATGQVLIADRETQLHPVDWAALEKARGSAYRPFPPRHTWYTFDFGSAREPRATDVRTAIAEVCDGMLEPPISNFGVRGIRKAIRETMRWPDTLGTDALRRACFNTALLIDARGGTGGGIFRYLYARFLGEAAVITGEARLDDLGNELAAIGDLWEDVAATFAAAAELDDPADLLGPATTPMHDIADREELLWQSLRTLVRTQ is encoded by the coding sequence ATGGTCACCACGCTCAGCGGATCCGCACAGCCTTTCCCGGGGTTCGTCAGCTACCCGACGCACCACTGCGTGACGGGCTCGCTGAAGCACGTGTACGACTTCCACGGCTACCCGATCAGCGAGGAACTTCTGCTCGGCCTCGGCGCCGGGCTCGGATTCATGTACTTCCACTTCAAGGGCAGCGACCCCTTCTACGGCGGCCGGGCCAACAACGCGAGCCCTCGGGAAGAGGGCCTGGAGAAGACCGCGGGCCGGCGTACGGGCGTCGCGGTCACGGCCCGCTCGACATCCAGCGCCCGCGTCGCCGAGACGGAACTCCGGCGGTTGCTGGAGGCCGGCGAACCAGTCCTGCTGTACGTCGACATGGGCTTCCTGCCGTACTTCGACCTCCCGGACGGCTACCACTTCGGCGGACACGTCGTCGTCGCGGCGGGCTACGACCAGGCGACCGGACAGGTGCTGATCGCGGACCGCGAAACCCAGCTGCATCCCGTCGACTGGGCCGCGCTGGAGAAGGCGCGTGGTTCGGCGTACCGGCCGTTCCCGCCGCGGCACACCTGGTACACCTTCGATTTCGGCAGCGCACGAGAGCCACGCGCGACCGATGTCCGGACCGCGATCGCCGAGGTCTGCGACGGCATGCTGGAACCGCCGATCTCCAACTTCGGAGTCCGCGGCATCCGCAAGGCGATCCGGGAGACGATGCGCTGGCCGGACACCCTCGGCACCGACGCGCTGCGCCGTGCCTGCTTCAACACCGCACTGCTCATCGACGCCCGCGGCGGCACCGGCGGCGGCATCTTCCGGTACCTGTACGCCCGCTTCCTCGGCGAGGCGGCCGTCATCACCGGGGAGGCGCGACTCGATGACCTCGGCAACGAACTGGCCGCGATCGGCGATCTCTGGGAGGACGTCGCGGCCACCTTCGCCGCGGCCGCCGAACTCGACGACCCCGCCGACCTCCTGGGACCGGCCACCACGCCGATGCACGACATCGCGGACCGCGAGGAGCTCCTCTGGCAGAGCCTGCGGACACTGGTCAGGACACAGTGA